Proteins from a single region of Drosophila biarmipes strain raj3 chromosome 3R, RU_DBia_V1.1, whole genome shotgun sequence:
- the LOC108031114 gene encoding uncharacterized protein LOC108031114 isoform X3: protein MPCHRGERQLDRRRVEIHSRKSPRRAHGGVCIRDAPAGEKEEFESSKSAHFCFYLISLAHPEYTIEDLAGFGNLEKLVLNARVDADELCRCCYNNRKLRVLSVLNSEMAGRRLADIAPFCDQVVRFDFKMKFDCDASEYARIAEMPRLEQLRIEGEHEPGTLQHLLTALARKESKLLRKLAIDEALLSREETTALSQIKLVNDLRCGFKDAQSIEPISKMVYLNSLEVLSEHRFSGISQQIRGVLKESQWKRRVLLKDCLMHFDPKGHLRLVLNQASAADYRSLLTLPRLRCLEILGDHEQGSLVELFKALESVKLPSLTINTTNPFTEEHRKLLKRGWRLRPQVVPTINIEEVEALSNCGNLKEIVCGFSDTKNIHLLANLLALEELTITKRPAKGSLLALFAALAAREAPSLQRFRLLNGAIDSSEAAELARIASLRVVQCALLEALDIGKFSDLAKENLKALEITSAQNFHETAPGILKVLQSSQNNVRISTKDVMLQTKRKLKSMVLQMSIFETYEDETLLVPLASAEWLEHLTITHKQGNLKAFFNALAKSNRHIREIKVEGGSLDVHETLELSQIKSLRKFRGKLEDPRSIRHLGHLSHIAVGDSFSNHLPEDMCDIFECTQVELTISDQRREIGFNRRTGRLTLCNAFSFDSEDIAPLASLRNLRSVRVLGASKRSLQYFISKLASRPMQSLQELIMETHGDEAKSSLLELSPVELKEVTAIRSLRTLKCGLSDPKDLELLFGLPELSHITIDLGQESALRSLLRKRSLGAYKAPGHLPVECTTACEIGPQNIAIKEMIILNAPGRAPLVDFFRVLHLAGDSTLQRLVVKGAPIVQCEAEELSRIQSLQRLVYRFQRLDDIRGLVRLCELTTLIIGRRNFAPENEMARIPEHIDRDLTSSYFENLRGVAQHLDRQRLFIELPPDECSVKSIFGPLPAGSTHTLAELVITHRYLGVGEFERITQVASLKTLRCGIREAPSFSLIRNLGNLECLAIKTYSKLADISDHLVLCFRACPKMQSIGLHFNGRVQLISADFVKRSIEALKSVRDPTLRGPLELSCFVSLVFVEPESVIDEEYLRLSINERQDDPELWISYMECN, encoded by the exons TTTCTATCTGATATCTCTTGCCCACCCAGAGTACACCATAGAAGACCTCGCGGGGTTTGGCAACCTCGAGAAGCTCGTCCTAAATGCCAGAGTGGATGCTGACGAGCTGTGCAGATGCTGCTACAACAACCGGAAGTTGAGAGTTCTATCGGTTTTGAACAGCGAGATGGCGGGACGACGGTTGGCCGACATTGCACCGTTCTGCGATCAGGTGGTGCGCTTTGATTTCAAGATGAAGTTCGACTGCGATGCCTCGGAATACGCCCGAATAGCCGAAATGCCAAGGCTGGAACAGCTGAGGATCGAGGGAGAGCACGAGCCGGGCACCTTGCAGCACCTCCTCACAGCGCTGGCCAGAAAGGAGTCCAAGCTGCTCAGAAAGCTAGCCATAGATGAGGCTCTTCTAAGCCGCGAGGAAACTACAGCCTTGTCTCAAATTAAGTTGGTCAACGACTTAAGGTGCGGCTTCAAGGACGCCCAAAGTAttgagccaatttccaaaatGGTTTACCTAAACAGTTTGGAGGTACTTTCAGAGCACAGGTTTTCGGGTATTTCGCAGCAAATACGTGGGGTTCTAAAGGAGTCGCAGTGGAAAAGGAGGGTGCTTTTAAAGGACTGCCTAATGCACTTTGACCCCAAGGGACATCTGCGCCTTGTCCTGAACCAAGCTAGTGCTGCGGACTACAGGTCGTTGCTCACTTTGCCTCGCTTAAGATGCCTCGAAATACTCGGCGACCATGAGCAAGGCTCACTGGTTGAACTCTTCAAAGCGCTGGAATCGGTTAAGCTGCCAAGTCTGACAATAAACACCACGAATCCCTTTACAGAAGAGCATCGAAAGCTACTCAAAAGGGGCTGGAGGCTGAGACCCCAAGTAGTGCCAACGATCAATATAGAGGAGGTTGAAGCCCTGTCCAATTGTGGGAACTTGAAGGAAATAGTTTGCGGTTTCTCCGATACCAAAAACATACACCTCCTAGCCAACCTGCTTGCCCTTGAAGAGTTGACCATTACCAAAAGGCCAGCGAAGGGTTCACTTCTTGCCCTTTTCGCCGCCCTAGCCGCCAGAGAAGCTCCTTCTCTCCAACGATTCCGGCTCCTAAACGGAGCGATCGATTCCTCGGAAGCTGCAGAACTGGCTCGTATTGCGTCCTTGAGAGTGGTGCAGTGTGCCCTCCTCGAAGCCCTGGACATCGGGAAGTTCTCAGACCTGGCTAAGGAAAATCTTAAAGCTCTGGAAATCACCTCTGCGCAAAACTTTCACGAAACTGCCCCTGGCATTCTCAAAGTATTGCAGTCTTCGCAAAACAATGTGCGCATATCCACAAAAGATGTGATGCTACAAACAAAGCGTAAACTAAAGTCTATGGTGCTTCAGATGAGCATTTTCGAGACGTACGAGGATGAGACCCTGCTGGTTCCCCTTGCCAGTGCAGAGTGGTTGGAGCACCTCACGATAACCCACAAGCAAGGCAACTTAAAGGCATTCTTCAACGCCCTCGCTAAGAGCAATCGTCATATTAGGGAAATAAAGGTTGAAGGCGGATCTCTTGATGTTCATGAGACACTGGAGCTATCACAGATTAAGTCCCTGAGGAAATTTAGAGGCAAACTAGAGGACCCACGCAGCATTAGGCACTTGGGACACCTAAGCCATATCGCCGTTGGGGATTCCTTTAGTAACCATTTGCCAGAAGACATGTGCGACATTTTTGAGTGCACTCAGGTAGAGTTGACCATCAGCGATCAGCGAAGGGAAATAGGTTTCAACAGAAGAACCGGTCGACTAACGCTTTGTAACGCCTTCTCTTTCGACTCCGAGGATATCGCTCCACTGGCAAGCCTCAGGAACTTAAGGTCTGTGCGAGTTCTGGGTGCCAGCAAGAGATCACTTCagtattttatttctaagtTAGCCTCAAGGCCAATGCAGTCCCTTCAAGAACTGATAATGGAAACACATGGGGATGAGGCCAAGTCAAGCCTTCTAGAACTGAGCCCTGTCGAGTTGAAGGAAGTGACGGCCATCAGGTCCCTGCGGACTCTAAAATGCGGTCTCTCAGATCCCAAGGACCTCGAGCTGCTGTTTGGGCTACCAGAACTGAGCCATATAACTATTGACCTCGGTCAAGAAAGTGCTTTGAGAAGCCTTCTGAGGAAGCGTTCACTAGGTGCTTACAAAGCTCCTGGCCACCTGCCTGTGGAGTGCACAACTGCATGCGAGATTGGGCCACAGAATATTGCTATTAAAGAAATGATCATATTAAATGCACCAGGGCGTGCACCCCTGGTGGATTTTTTCAGGGTGTTGCACCTGGCAGGCGACTCCACTTTGCAGAGATTGGTGGTCAAGGGCGCGCCAATTGTTCAATGCGAAGCCGAGGAGCTCTCCAGAATACAATCCTTGCAGAGGCTGGTTTACAGATTCCAGAGATTGGACGACATCAGAGGCCTTGTGCGGCTGTGCGAGCTGACCACACTGATAATTGGGCGCAGAAATTTCGCCCCGGAAAATGAAATGGCTCGCATACCAGAGCACATTGACCGGGATCTTACGTCTTCCTATTTCGAGAACCTCAGGGGAGTGGCTCAGCACTTGGACCGCCAAAGATTGTTTATCGAGCTGCCGCCTGATGAGTGCTCGGTGAAAAGTATCTTTGGGCCCTTGCCCGCTGGTTCGACACACACCCTAGCGGAGCTGGTCATAACCCACAGGTACCTGGGCGTTGGGGAGTTCGAGAGAATCACGCAAGTCGCATCATTGAAAACACTTAGGTGTGGAATCCGGGAGGCACCTAGCTTTTCCCTCATTCGCAACCTCGGCAACCTAGAGTGCTTGGCAATCAAGACCTATTCGAAATTGGCGGATATATCCGATCACCTTGTGCTCTGCTTTCGGGCGTGTCCCAAAATGCAGTCCATCGGCTTGCATTTCAATGGCAGAGTGCAGCTCATCAGTGCTGATTTCGTGAAGCGATCGATCGAAGCATTGAAATCAGTCCGAGATCCAACACTTCGGGGGCCATTGGAGCTGAGCTGTTTCGTCAGTCTAGTTTTTGTTGAACCG GAAAGTGTTATCGACGAAGAGTATTTGCGTCTGTCCATCAATGAACGCCAGGACGATCCGGAACTGTGGATAAGTTATATGGAGTGCAACTGA